A region of the Bacillus sp. NP247 genome:
TTATCCATGTGCAATCACCTCCAGCTCTACTTGATCTTGATGAATTCCTTCTATCGCTTGCTGGATCGCTGTTTCCTCACCATTTAAATGAACGACTAAACTTCCGTAAGAACCGTTATTCGTTTGTGCGATATTTCCTTGCAAAATGCTAACTTCTATATCGCTGCGTTGCATTAATCTTTGAAGTACTGGTCTTTCTACAGCCTCACCGACAAACTGCAAGCGAACTACTTTTCCATCTGGGTATTTTTCAATTAAACTTTCAATCGTTTCATTTGTATCTTCAGAATCCGTTAACTGCTGTACAAATCGTTTTGTAATGTCTTGCTGCGGATTACGGAATACGTCAAGTACTGGACCTGTTTCTACAATCTTCCCTTTCTCCATTACCGCCACTCGATTACAAATCTTCCGAATCACGTGCATCTCATGTGTAATTAATACAATTGTTAAGTTGAGACGCTTATTAATGTCTAATAATAAATCTAAAATTTGATCCGTCGTTTCTGGATCAAGAGCTGACGTTGCTTCATCACATAAAAGTACTTGTGGATTATTTGCTAGCGCTCTTGCAATCCCAACGCGCTGCTTTTGCCCACCACTTAGCTGAGATGGGTACGCGTCTCCTCTTCCCTCTAATCCAACAAGATGAATTAACTCATCGACACGTTTTCTTCTCTCCGCCTTATCGACACCTGCAATTTCAAGTGGGAATGCGATATTTTCACGCACAGTTCTTGACCAAAGTAAGTTGAAATGCTGAAAAATCATTCCGATTTCTTGTCTTGCCTTACGAAGTTCATTTCCAGTAATCGCTGAAATGACACGATTCGCAATTGTAATTTGGCCAGAAGTTGGTTTCTCTAACTGATTAAACAATCTGATTAAAGAACTTTTCCCAGCGCCACTATATCCGATAACACCAAATATTTCGCCTTTCTCTATTTGTAAGTTGGCGTTATCTACAGCAGTGACATCACCGCTTTTTGCCTTATATATCTTCTTTACATTCTCTAATAGAATCATGATGTTCACCCCTTTTTTAAATAAAAAGCGCAAGCGGCTCGTTTAGAACAAAAGGGCGTTGGAATCCCAGACGTAGAGGCGCTTTTTGCCTCATAGGAAGGGATGAAACGACCGACTGTTCTAGCCGCTGGAGCTGGATTTCTTAAAAGTTTTGGATAGACTCCACAATTTTTTTATTTCTGATGCGTGTAGTCCATCGGTATAGCTCCTCTTATTATTTGAATGTCCTCCGCATTCAAACAACAAAAAACCTTTCCGCTTCTAGAGAAGCAGAAAGGTTTATATGCGTATATAACAACATTATCCCTCTCTCTCATCTCTCAAAGCATTTGCTTTGCAGGAATTGGCACCATTTCAACATAAGTTGACGGTTGCCGGGCTTCACAGGGCACAGTCCCTCCACCTCTCTTAATAAGAGAAATCAGATTAAATTTTCGTCTGATTTAAAATTTATGAAATTGTCTATATTTTATGAATTGAATTGTATCAATATCCACACGCTGTGTCAACAGAAATTTTCGCAAAAAAAGAAACTTCAGAATTTTAAGCTCCGACTGACATCGGTTTACATATATGAAACATCGATTCAACTAATAACATCGTGCGATACGTTCCAGAATATTGTACCCGTCCATCACTCATTAACGTTTGCAACCTCATATTTCCAGTCACTAATTTTTGTACATCCTCTTCCTCTAAACAAACGATTTGTTCCGTTCCTCTCGCCTCTTTCAAAAGTTCTATATAATCTCTTGAAATTTGTAACGAACAGCATTCATCTCCAAAACGAAAATTAACAGTTCTTTCTCCTTGCCTTAAAAGCGGTTCTAAATGATATTGACCATTAGCGTAATTTACAAATGATTGAAGCAAAGAATATAATTTCATCCTAAATCACATCCCTCATATCACTTTCTATTACATACCATTCCCTCTTATTAAAGCGCAATCCTGTTACTTTCGCTCGACAAATACTGTATCTATCACGCATGTCGACATATTTCCCAAGAAATATGTCGAGGCGGCAAAAACTTTGCCGCCTACTTTAATTCCGTATATAAATATTCAACCGAATGAAATGCATATATTTTCTTCATCAGTGTCCCATTTTCAAAAATAAGTAAACACGGTACACTTTCTATCCCATACTCTTTCGCTAAATGCGGGGCATAATTTAAATCTAACATCCCAATTTTCAAATCTTCAATCGTCATCTCAACGACCGTTAACATCTTCTTTGCTAATTGGCATGTTCCACACATTGGTGTATACACATATAACACTGTTTTTTCTTCATTTCCTATTAGGGCTGTAGCTTCGGCACCTGTCCAATCAATCACTTCTATCATTCCTTACCGTAAATATTCTGTATAAACGTCAATGTCAGCTCCCCATAATACATTTGCTAAATGTGAAGAAGGTGCAGTCGCCACCTCGCGATACGAGCGATCAATATAAATATGCTCTGCTTGCGGAAATTCTTTTCGGAATTGTTTCCTTAACTTTTCCCCTGCATCATCAGCATCCACTAGCACATATACGTCCTTATCAAAAAATTGATCAATGAGCTCATCCATTTTCGACAAACCAATTGTACCATTTGTACAAACAATTTCCACTGGTTCACGAATAATAGATTCAATCTTTCTTCTATCCGATTTACCTTCTACAATAATGACTTTTTCCACATAAATCATACGTCATCACCCGATCACCATATACTATACAACCTTTAACTTAGTATATAGTATATTCGTTATTTTCATGTTGTTTCCTGTTTATTTTTACAAAAGAAAAGCACAAGCGGCTCGCTCAGATTGTGAGGGGGATGGAGCTTCTGACATAGAGGCGCTTTTTGCCTCGTAGGAAGACGCGAAGCCACCGAACAATCTAGCCGCTGGAGCTGGACAATTAAGAAAAGCGGAACCGACTGTTTAGCCCTGTTGGCTAAGGTTCTTTCGCACAGAAGACGCTTTTTGTCTTCTCGTGCGGAAGGTTCTTAGACATGAAGGGCTAGGAGGTGGAGCTAGACAATGAAAAGCACAAGCGGCTCGCTCAGAACAGGAGGGCATTGGAACTCCTGAACTAGAGGCGCCTTTTGCCTCAAGTTCAGGAGTGAAATGACCGACTGTTCTAGCCGCTGGAGCTGGACAACGAAAAGCACAAGCGCTCGCTCAGATTGTGAGGGGGATGGAGCTTCTGACGTAGAGGCGCTTTTTGCCTCGTAGGAAGACGCGAAGCCACCGAACAATCTAGCCGCTGGAGCTGGACAACGAAAAAAGTTTTTTCAAAAACGTTCTCCTACATGATAATTAATATATATGTTTTTAAATTCGTTATGTACACAAAATAAAAAAGGACAGCACAAAGGCTGTCCTTGTTCTTCGACTATAATTAGTCTTGGTTTGTCATTTCTGCATATTTTTCTGCAGTTAATAACTTCTCAACTTGGCTTGCATCAGAAAGTTCAACTTTAACCATCCATGCACCCTCGTATGGAGATTCGTTAACTAGTTCTGGTTGGTCACTTAATTCTTCGTTTACTGCTACAACTTTACCACTTACAGGTGCGTATAATTCAGAAACTGTTTTAACAGATTCTACGCTTCCGAATGGCTCGTCAGCTTGGATTGTTGCACCTACTTCAGGAAGTTCAACGAATACGATATCGCCTAACTCACCTTGCGCAAAATGAGTAATACCGATAACAACCGCATTACCTTCTGTTTTTACCCATTCGTGTTCTTCAGAGTAACGTAAATTATTTGGAATGCTCATGACTGTACCTCCAGTGAATGTATTAATTATGTAAAAATACCTTATTGGTACTTTTTCCACACACTTTCAAACTGCTCTTCGTTAAAACCAAGTGTTACACTCGTTCCATCTGTTACAATTGGACGTTTAATTAACATGCCATCAGATGCTAAAAGCTCGTACATTTCGTCTTCGCTTGCATCCTTTAACTTATCTTTTAAACCAAGTTCGCGGTAACGCATTCCACTTGTATTAAAGAATTTTTTTAATGGTAATTCACTTTTCTCATGTAAATTACGTAAATCTTCTTTTGACGGTGGATTTTCAACAATATGAATCATCTCATATGCTACATCGTTTGCCTCAAACCATTTCTTTGCTTTTTGACATGTGCCACACTTTGGATATGAATAAAATGTTACTGTCATAAATTCACCTACTTTTTTACTAACCTTTACCTTTATCATATAGAAAACATTTTATTATTTCAAACGATTATTCGCTAAACTTTTACTTATTTCGTTATAATTTTTAATAATCCTGCTAATTTTTCTTATTTTTCCGCCATTTATTAAGAAAAATTAAATATATAATTTTTTAAAAACTTTTTTCTCATCCCACACCGAACATATCTCTTAAACAAACGTTTGATTAATTTCCTATTTTTCTACCTCAGCCTTTGGAATACGTAGATTCTTTCATACCGAACATATACCTTAAACAAACGTTTGTTTAATTTCATATTTTTCTTCTTTCCCTTTGAGTTACATCACTTCTTTCTTACCGAACATACACCTTAAACAAACGTTTGATTAATTTCCTATTTTTCTACCTCAGCCTTTGGAATACGTAGATTCTTTCATACCGAACATATATCTTCAACAAACGTTTGATTAATTCCTTATTCTTTCAAATTAATACTTCCATCCTTACCAAACGTATACCTTACATAAAAATAAGAAGCCTTCTATATAAAGGCTTCTCACGATCTATTCAAATAATCCGCAATTGTTTGAAATACTACGATATACATATTATGAATACTTCCTTCTGTATTTCCACCATTTGATAAACCAATTCCCCATTGTTGCCCTTCGCCACTTCCGATATTCGCAAAACCTTGCGTATACATAGCATTTACATCTTTTCGTGCGCTGTTATACTCTATATCTTTTGTAATAAAAATTGAATATGATTTATCTTGTAAACCTATAAAAAACACCGGTTTCTTTAACGATGAAAATAACTCTTTATACTGCTCTGTTGAGGCTTCTTGAAAGTACTCTTTCATTATTAAAAAACCATCTACTTCCTTAGATTTCTTTGTCAGTTCCTCTAACTTCACTTTTTCAAACTTTATATTTCTAAACGTATCTTTCGGCTTTTCTCCAACAACTCCAATTACGAGTGCTCTCCCGTTATATTCTAATTTCTCTCCCTCTTTATCCTTTGCACACCCAGCCCCCACTAGGCATAACAATATAAAAACTAAGAAATAAGATACACGCTTCATATAGCACCCTCCCCCTCTTTTAAGTCAAGTGACAAAAATGTAAGGTGAATTCAAGAAAATGTAAGTAAAATCGATAGCCCAATTGGATTTTCTATATTATAATCAATTGAATTTATTTACATTACTAAAACATAGGAGATTATCATGAAGAAATTTAAACTTTCATCTCTTCTTCCGTTAAGTTATATACTTCTACTCGTACTCGTAAGTCCCCTTTACGATGTATTAAATAAATCTACTGTTCACGCAGTAGATGTCACAACTGTAGTAGATGATTGGATTCCATTTGTGAAAGCATTTATTATTCCTTACTTACTTTGGTTTCCATACTTATACGGTGCACTTATTTATTACTGTTTTGCTGATCGAAAGCAATATTATGTCACTTTAAGTAGTGTAATTCTTGGAAAACTTGCTTGTTTTTCAATTTATTTTTTTTGGCAGACAACTGTACCACGCCCAACCGTCGTTGGAACAGATGTATTTTCTGAACTAGTCCGCTATATTTATAGTATTGATCATCCAGTAAACTGTTTCCCAAGCATTCATGTCCTTACGACATTTGTAATTATGTTAGCTGCCTTTAAGCGTAGAGAACAGCATGCTTTGGAATATTACATCCTTACTTTCTTCGGTACACTTATCATTTTATCAACGCTATTTACGAAGCAGCATGCATTTGTAGACGCCATTTCTGGAATGACGCTTGCAAGCGTACTATACTTCGGTGTTCAACTATTATTAGCAAAAGAAACAGTAACAGTTCCAGTAAAACAAAATCACAAAATGTAAAAAAGCAGACTGTGGCTTCTTCAGTCTGCTTTTCTCTATATTAAGGGGATTTTCAAATTAAGATTGCGGTACAGTCATATCACCAGAATGAATACGACCTGCTTTTTTAAGAGCAATATAAAGTATATAAGAAACAGCTACTGGGATGATGATATAAGTGATTATCATCGCTGGGACAACTTCCCATCCTTGGCTGGAAATTAAGTTAATTGGTGCGATAAGAGAGCTTAATCCAAGACCTGCAATTTCTTT
Encoded here:
- a CDS encoding thioredoxin family protein; this encodes MIEVIDWTGAEATALIGNEEKTVLYVYTPMCGTCQLAKKMLTVVEMTIEDLKIGMLDLNYAPHLAKEYGIESVPCLLIFENGTLMKKIYAFHSVEYLYTELK
- a CDS encoding phosphatase PAP2 family protein codes for the protein MKKFKLSSLLPLSYILLLVLVSPLYDVLNKSTVHAVDVTTVVDDWIPFVKAFIIPYLLWFPYLYGALIYYCFADRKQYYVTLSSVILGKLACFSIYFFWQTTVPRPTVVGTDVFSELVRYIYSIDHPVNCFPSIHVLTTFVIMLAAFKRREQHALEYYILTFFGTLIILSTLFTKQHAFVDAISGMTLASVLYFGVQLLLAKETVTVPVKQNHKM
- a CDS encoding methionine ABC transporter ATP-binding protein translates to MILLENVKKIYKAKSGDVTAVDNANLQIEKGEIFGVIGYSGAGKSSLIRLFNQLEKPTSGQITIANRVISAITGNELRKARQEIGMIFQHFNLLWSRTVRENIAFPLEIAGVDKAERRKRVDELIHLVGLEGRGDAYPSQLSGGQKQRVGIARALANNPQVLLCDEATSALDPETTDQILDLLLDINKRLNLTIVLITHEMHVIRKICNRVAVMEKGKIVETGPVLDVFRNPQQDITKRFVQQLTDSEDTNETIESLIEKYPDGKVVRLQFVGEAVERPVLQRLMQRSDIEVSILQGNIAQTNNGSYGSLVVHLNGEETAIQQAIEGIHQDQVELEVIAHG
- the gcvH gene encoding glycine cleavage system protein GcvH; this encodes MSIPNNLRYSEEHEWVKTEGNAVVIGITHFAQGELGDIVFVELPEVGATIQADEPFGSVESVKTVSELYAPVSGKVVAVNEELSDQPELVNESPYEGAWMVKVELSDASQVEKLLTAEKYAEMTNQD
- a CDS encoding toprim domain-containing protein, whose translation is MIYVEKVIIVEGKSDRRKIESIIREPVEIVCTNGTIGLSKMDELIDQFFDKDVYVLVDADDAGEKLRKQFRKEFPQAEHIYIDRSYREVATAPSSHLANVLWGADIDVYTEYLR
- a CDS encoding arsenate reductase family protein; the protein is MTVTFYSYPKCGTCQKAKKWFEANDVAYEMIHIVENPPSKEDLRNLHEKSELPLKKFFNTSGMRYRELGLKDKLKDASEDEMYELLASDGMLIKRPIVTDGTSVTLGFNEEQFESVWKKYQ